DNA sequence from the Perca flavescens isolate YP-PL-M2 chromosome 3, PFLA_1.0, whole genome shotgun sequence genome:
ttttactcttcTTATGCTTCTTTATGTAGCATTTTGTCTGTATGTAGGATATACCCTACCTTGTCCATTTGTTTGTGGGCGGCGAAATGTAGGCTCACTTTACTCCAAATGTATACCTGTACGGATAGGTGATGAGGATGCATGGGGACTGGGGAGGGTGGGGAGTGGTACAAGACGTTTGTGTAGGTAATGTATATTGTgctgtatatttgtgtatttatgtacatGGCAGCACTGTTGCGCTATGTACAATTGtatagaaaaagtaaaaataaaatttacaaaaaaaaaggcagctaGCCTAAGCCtgacaatttcattttttattttatttaacaggcagcatttttatttttttatatcactTGAACTTGTTATGGGCTCCTGCACActagctgcgtggcgtgtccgtttttgtttcggctcccatgttaataGGTTaacgacgcctatttttcacgagACACGCAAGCATGTTGGAAGCCTTTCCAGGCAACATAGAATTGGAAAAGAGGTTTATAGTATACGTCATTTTGACccgaatacatttaataaatgacattttgatgtttgaaagtctctacgttttgacataaatgcagatataaatgttatttaaaaaaaatttcaaatattgcacctgttaacacagaacgaaatattctgtagcctattttgccatcaAGATGTGCAAACAAATGcagaaacacaaaaatattgacaaaataaagttgaagaacacactattattttgttttatcaatgggaaacatccatgtgtccagtctagaagcagcagcgccgcgtcagacacgtttcttgTGTGCAAAGAcaatttttgggggcttttgataggacagctaggtgagacaggggagagagagagggggaagacatggcaggaaatcgtcacaggtcagcctccaaccctggacctctgcgtcaaggcataagcctctcagtacatgtgcgcccgctctactcactgagccaacccggccacaagaAATGAATATGAATAAATCTTACCGTTTGCCTTATGTTTGCCTTTGTGTGTTTACTTTATTAGATTCAGTTGATATAACTTTTTCAGATATAAAAACACCATCATTTTATACACACTTTCCTCTGCTTTCCTGCCATAAATATGCCACACCACCTTTCTTAGCACACAGCGGACTGGAGGAGATTCAATTAAATCAGCAACCCTATGTACTAAATGGAGAAGAATCTAAATTAAATATTGGGATACCGAAATATTCGTTACAGCTCTACACATCTCTCACAAGCTCTACAAACTGTATTATAGACTAAGAAGACAAGCTCACCCCTCCTGTCCTGGCTTTactgcagtggtgtagtctacgtgatacgcaggtatatgcagtataaCCACTAGGAAAGCtacaggatttccatatacccacctaaaaatgtgcaatggcacataacaacatactttgcattatatttttgatatattttgaattgtcatgtgtgttttccttcgcataggctaaataaaaaggtattttcactgtaaattggtgcattaaaagGTATCAGATAGCAGCTATTTAAAGTCTTTGAGTCTCCTTTCTGGTCCATATATTTATGTAGAACAGTATACTCgcaaaaatacatttgactaCAGCACTGCTTTACAAATCTCCAATCTGTTGTCTGTTGACAGACAACAGCACTAACTGTTgactgctgcttttttttgtttaagtcCAAACTTCCCAATTTAATCTTTAGCAGCAAAGATACAAACTTGACAGACAAAAAATATGCGCTGGGGGGGGTGGAGATGATAAGCCTAATTTAACTTAAGACTTCCGCTACAAGTCACCTTTTCTCTACAGTTCAAATCCTTGAAGACAATGGGAGTGTTTCGATgtgcattttatatatatacagtacaggccaaaagtttggacacaccttctcattcaatgcgtttcctttttattttcatgactatttacattgtagattctcactgaaggcatcaaaactatgaatgaacacatatggaattatgtacttaacaaaaaagtgtgaaataactgaaaacatgtcttatattttagattcctcaaagtagccaccctttgcttttttattaataagggaaataaattccactaattaaccctgacaaagcacacctgtgaaggtaaaaccatttcaggtgactacctcatgaagctcattgagagaacaccaagggtttgcagagttatcaaaaaaagcaaagggtggctactttgaagaatctaaaatagaagacatgttttcagttatttcacacttttttgttaagtacataattccatatgtgttcattcatagttttgatgccttcagtgagaatctacaatgtaaatagtcatgaaaataaagaaaaacattgaaggagaaggtgtgtccaaacctttggcctgtactgtgtgtatatatatatatatatatttgtaccTGAGTTCTGAGTATTCTGAGCTGAACGATTCCTTcattctcctcttctctcattCGCTCTGTGGTCAGCTGCAGCCGACCAATCAGATTGATCTTTCCTCGCTTCTGGACTTTGGAGTTTTTGctgaaaataacacacacacaaagacacatccGACGATCAATATCAACAAATACTTCAAGTTGTAAAAAGTCCTTTCTGGTGAGGTGGCAGTTAGCCTAAAATTGCTGGTTTATATTAAGAAGAATATACATATTGAGtgcaataaataatattttattttcaataatgTTACTTTATAAAGCAGTGGATTGTTAACGACACCCTTTGCAGATACACTTGTTTTAAACACGTCTCTTAGCTGAAAATAATTGTGGATCAAAAGTTACTTACTCTgggtttaaaaaacatttattttttcataatttcttttttattctcatTATTGAAACCACCGTGACATACATGAGTGAGAACTCCTGGTTGACGTAGAAGAGCGTGCTGTCTGTGAAGTCCTTGGGCGAGCTGACGGGAGGCTCATAAGACAACACCTGTCTCTTCAGCTTGGGGAAGGCAACTAGAGACTGcgcagagaagagagagaggaacaagTCAATCTTAGGATATTTAACATCATCAGGACTTAAAGGGAGAGTTCAGATGTTTAgaagtgtggttgtatgagctaCATCTTTATAGCCAGTGTGTTAGACATAGAGTTAGGGCCTACTTATGGAATAAAATAGATAATTAGGGGGAAATAAAATCTAGATTGGGGACAGGGAAATTTATTGTTTTGTAGGTCATGGTGTTTTAGCTGGTTTTTTGAtgggtagttttattttttattgttttaaccttaggactgtatgtgtttgcatgtgttgtatgtcctgttctcttacatcagggaccatgttggaaaaaagtgtttctCGCTTTTACATGTTATCCCTTGGATCACCCTTGTTTTCTTTCTATatccataaataaaccaaaccaaaccaaaactagctacgcccccagtttggagaaacaGGCCGGAGTACggacacggaagctaagcaatgtcctgCTGTTGACGAGGGCAGCAGCTAAACGCATTTTAGAAAACTACAAAAAGTCCGACCTAAAAACAAATCTATATCTCTTTAAGTctacgctatatttagaatattttcacagctttaccttgctgtcagacggCCCTTTACGACGtgggaactgaagccgttatctctGCTCTTCAAAGcctccagactcctttgacaaaaacagtcattttacctcagagttgctggtctaccgctgcctcaATCAGTCAGTTTTTTAAAGGGTTAGGAACTAATAAAACTGACAAAGAAacttttgtcaaaggagtctggaggCTTTGAAAAGAGCAGAGATATGACGGCTTGAGTTCCCCGTCGTAATGGGCTGTctaaaatatattaatatatgtttCCTGTGTGATGCCCGCATGCTTTCGTATCTTTCATGATGTGCTCGGTTACTTCTCCAACCCTTGTGCTGTTGTTTTTGTAgatgaaaagattttttttacccATACATAGAGTACACTTTGTCTGATGAACTGATCCAGTACCAGTCCCTGCTTGTAAAAAATATCAGTGAGCTAAAACATGAATGTAGATCATTAGATACGGATATTTTGGCAGCCTCGGGTATGTTTACAACCTGACTGTTGGTGGGCTATGATTGGCAGACTTAACAAAAGAAATGGctgtacacttttttttttgttaaatctgAGCTGTAACGGGCAGCCTGGCTGGCTGTGGGGGTGCAAGGCAGTATTTTGTTACCCATGAGTGGCAAAGAATGTATCTAACCTCAGGAAATATCTAAATATCGTACACTGTTCTTTAATTGGTGGAATGAAATAAAGCATTTAGACGGTTTTCCTTGGTCTGACCCAGAGAGTGCGGCGTAGCTCTGCGTCCGGCAGCTCTGTGGCCAGTTTGAGGTTCTCGAAGGTGATTCTCTCTCTGGGTCGCTGGTTCCAGGCAAACAACACGGCCAGCTGGAACGTCGTCACCTCCAGGTCGTACTGGCCCACCTCATTTTTAAAGGTGATCTGAgcggagggagaggagagacaaaagAGGAGGTTAAGTGTGGCAACACAGTGCTGATCTgtgaggctacatctacactaagGCACGGATACCCAACCCgaggttcggacagatattaaGAAATTATGGTCGGGGTCGGGTCGGGcttggtcacatcagcgcgataaggcatttgttgtaaaatggtgatGCGGCTCCTTTTaagagagctgtgtgtgtgtgtgtgtgtgtgtgtgtgtgtgtgtgtgtggtaggctAAGTGGgcaaaagagagatagagaaagaggaagcagacgtgttatagatgcaaccggagcagagttggtggttattcatgttataacgtcggccctggCGGTAACGAGTCTGATCACGGTCGGAAACGAAGCGATCAGGAGAGGTTAACacgttgaacattttaacagctgattaacgtgcgcttattgttgccccgtgtgagctgatgcgctcatctgttgacatttccgaataccttcctacagttgcttaacaaaagcgggctttccacgcaaacaaacgtagcctacatgtgtcattagtatgaggaaaagaaaatgagattttaactgtgtcgggttcggtcacggctatgtcggacagaaaaattcgtcccgatccggactctaataatctacactactacgtttcggttaaatatcttttgctacattTTCGACTCACGTCCACACTATTCCGGCTTTTCCGAGCTgctaaaacggagacatttcgaAACACTGCTGtccccgttttggtttgaaaactccgggGTTGCTTTGCAGTCTGGACGGACACAAACGGAGAGCTTTGATGGCGACGACGCACatcagtcttatcggttaggtCGGCTCGCAGACCTCTTAGTAACCGTTCCAGCTTGGCGTCGGTCCAAGCTAATACATCTCCGGTCTTACTTTTTGCCAGTGTTGTTCTTTCACCAAAGTACTTTCTGTATTTTAaacttatacatccatgattttcaaccaGCACAGTAACATCAGACAATCTGCCCGCCCTGACagattcttaaaaaaaaggtaccctgtggagtttcTGACCACCAATGGcgctaaggccggttacacactgcacgcgtcgcgcgagcgtggcgtttctgttgcgtctcagctgcgtggatttttctgtgtcctacacaccagaagcgtgtctgacgcggcgctgctcctgctgctagatacagggagggctgaaaaatgtgaaaaataggcgtcggctctatttctagcatgcacgcgtctCAGGCCGGCAGTgcgtaagctctaacctgttaccatggtagcccaaatataaacggacacgccacgcattCAGTGTGTAACCGGGCCTTAGGCACGCCTGCGTGAAACGTGCGTCTCAGACGCGGCTCGAGCCGTGCCgtaaacgcgtgcatgctagaaaatAGAAGGCAGGCAAAACAGAATAGGAAAGATggttatatgtcattttgacacaaatacatattaataaattacattttgaggtttgaaagtctcgaggttttgatataaatgcagatatataaatgtaataaaaacaaaaaaatcgattttctaatattgcacctgtcaatacagaattAAATATTccggagcctattttgccgtcaatactgtcgacgttgtctttgctgtaatcagatcagtatatatttatgtttaacatggtatttcattttatcaatgggaaacatccatgtgtccagacaaggctagcagcagcagcagacacgtttctggtgtgtaaagacgtagaaaaatccacgcagctgacacgcaacagaaacgccacgatCACGCAAAGATGGCAGTGTGTAACCGAACTAAGGAGCCATGTTTGACATGTGCAGTCCTGCCAATGGTTTCTTGCTATTCCACTGAACAACAGTTGGTGGCAGTAACATGCCAATTAATTCAGCAATGTGCCAACAAAGGCAAGGAAAAAAAGACTCCTTACATTCAGTAATTACCTCTCTATATAGTAGTTTTCATTGTTAATGGCAAAGTCCGTCATTCCCGCAAGTTATTTAATAACTACCTTCTCACACTGATTCTTTCTAAACgatgcatgcatgtgcatgcatgtactTAACGCTACTGATTACTTTAGTTTAGGAATGATATAATTCTTGATAATAATTCCATATCCCAGGagtgaaaaaacaaaagtatggacacaccttctcattcaatgcttttcctttttatcttcatgactatttacattgtagattctcactgaaggcatcaaaactatgaatgaacacatatggaattatgtacttaacaaaaaagtgtgaaataactgaaaacatgtcttatattttagattcctcaaagtagccaccctttgcttttttggtaactctgcaaacccttggtgttctctcaatgagcttcatgaggtagtcacctgaaatggttttaccttcacaggtgtgctttgtcagggttcattagtggaattatttcccttattaataaaaaagcaaagggtggctactttcaATCAAGTGAAGGGCGTTTCTTGTTACCCGTCTGTCGAACAAATCAACTTCAAAGAACATTATGTTATAGAGCAATGGTGGCATGGAACTCGCTCCCATTATTTTTGGTTTCAGAGAGGCACAATGTCAGTTTCTCCAAATGACagactgtatttatttactttggggtaactgtaattatgtttttaataatgacTGCATAATGAGCTACGGCAatggaaatgtgattttttattttatattatacctAGAGAGTGGTAATATTTTGTAGATGTAAGAGtttatatattgttatatggttatgtttagttttatatgtgttgtgttgtgtgttagtTAGATGATTTAGAAGATGTTATGTGCACTTCTGTATTTGTCTTCATTGTTGTACAGCTTTGATGTTAATATTTTGGTAAAAATTaagaccccaggaagaatagctgctGCTTAATGGAGTAGCTAATGGGGatctaaataataaacaataattaacaataaactttgaggaatctaaaatataagacatgttttcagttatttcacacttttttgttaagtacataattccatatgtgttcattcatagttttgatgccttcagtgagaatctacgatgtaaatagtcatgaaaataaaaaggaaactcattgaatgagaaggtgtgtccaaacttttggcctgtactgtattttaacTCCATGAGATTCGGATTGTTGTCAGCGGGAACCGTGCATCACCTACGTTTACAGCTCACTCACAATGCCGTTGGACATGAGGTGGTGCCAGTGGAGTTTGCGTCCGCTGTGATTCCTCTTGTAGAAGTCTTCCACCTCAGGGATCAGGTCCTCCAGCTCCGTGGGCAGCGAGACAAAAACCTTCTCGCTGCTCCGGGACCACGCTCCGGCGTTCAGGATCTTAATGTTCACGCTATCCGCTGCAGGGAGAAATGGGTAGAAGAACTCGGATTAGTCTTAatcggtctgtgtgtgtttctctgtttgtgtgcctgtgtctgtgtctgtgtgtgtctgtgcgtgtatttgtctgtgtgtgtgtgtgtgtgtgtgtgtgtgcatgtctgtatgtgtgtgtatttctctgtctgtgtgtgtgtgtgcgtgtttctctgtctgtgtgtgtgtgtgtgtgtgtgtgtgtgtgtctgtgtctgtgtatctgttcgcgtgtatgtgtgtgtgtgtatgcgcgtctgtgtgtgtttctctgtttgtgtgcctgtgtctgtgtgtgtctgtgcgtgtatttgtctgtctgtgtgtgtgtgtgtgtgtgtgtgtgtgtgtgtgtgtgtgtgtgtgtgtgtgtgtgtgcatgtctgtatgtgtgtgtgtttctctgtctgtgtgtgtgcgtgtgggtctgtgtctgtgtgtatgtgtgtgtgtgtgtgtgtgtgtgtgtgtgtgtgtgtgcgtctgtgtgtgtttctctgtttgtgtgcctgtgtctgtctctgtgtgtgtgtgtttgtgtctgtgtgtgtattagtctgtgtctgtgtgtgtgtgcgtgtctgtgtgtgtgtgtgtgtctgtatgcatgtctgtgtgcatgtctgtatacgtgtctgtgtgtatgtctgtgtgtgtgtctgtatgcgtgtctgtgtgcgtgtctgtctgtatgcatgtctgtgtgtgtgtgtctgtatacgtgtctgtgtgtctgtgtgcttgtgtgtctgtctctctgtgtgtgtgtgtgtgtgtgtgtgtgtgtgtgcctgtctgtgtgtgtgtgtgtgtgtgtgtgtgtgtgtgtgtgtgtgtgtgttacctggcaGTGCCAGCCTGTTGTGTTTGTGCATCTCTTTGAAGACCTGATTGAGGTCCTCTGAGACCTTGATGTCCTGAAACATCCTGGCCAGCTTGTTCACATAATCGGCGGGCATTCCTACTTCCTACAAACACACAGCATCAGgggacaacacaaacaaagagaaacaaacGACAACAAGGAAAAGAGGAAATTAATTCACTGCTATTGCCAGACTGAATAAAACAGATGTGTCCTTATATTAAAAGTGCaatgaaattgtattttatcttaaataaacaaaattattaattagatttcttttaaacaaaTCCCACATCACAATAAATAGCATAAGAAATAGCAAGAAATAtcgtcaaataaataaactgagaAGACGTAGTGACGTCTGAAGTCAAATAAGTGAAATCAAAAGTAGATTATGCCCCGGGCCGTTTAAATATGCATCgcaataatttgtttttatctcaaccggttgtaatctttatacattttatatccATTTTTAACAGATTCACGATGCATGGTTACATCCCTAGCCCAGACACATTATTGTCTGCCTGAGTGTAAGATGTTGAAAAGTGTGACTCACTCTCAGCCACTCCACCATGTTCTCTTCAATCTCGCTGTCTGCCGAAATGTCCAGAATCAGGCGCCTGGTCAGGTGAGCCTTGTGGTAACGCATGAACACGTCTTTATTCTGGACGTATTTCAACACCAAGAGCTGCAAAAAGAGCACATAAAAGGACTAAACCaacgtgtccctgagcaagacacttaacccctagttgctccagaggcgtgcaacctctgacgtATATAggaattgtaagtcgctttggataaaagcgtcaactaaatgacatgtaatgtaatgtaacaaaatataAGTGAAAACAAATGGGGGGGAAAGAAGGCGAAAGGGACTGGGAGTGGTCATAAAGCGAGTTAGTTAGCCCTGTTTGGTACGAGCCGAGCAAACAGGACAGAGACTCACCACTTCTTTGAGTTTGAGCTCGATTTCCTCTGAGGTGAGTTTCTTGCTGAGAGTAGTTTTCCTCAGCAGCATGTCACAGTAGTTGGCCAGCAGCTCAGGACACTTTGACTCTGGCTGAGTCTTCATACCCACACTGGTTGGATGAagaaacacgcacgcacgcacgcacacacacacacacacacacacacacacacacacacacacacacacacacacacacacacacacacacacacacacacacacacacacacacacacacacacacacacacacacacacacacacacacacacacacacacacacacacacacacacacacacacacacacacacacacacacacacacacacacacacacacacacacaacacacacacagacacacacagacacacacacacacacacacacgacagacacacacacacgacatacagacacagacacacgacagatacagacacagacacacacacaacagaaatacacacacgacagaaacacacacaagacagacggacaaacacagagacacacaacagacacacacagacaaacgacagacacagacacacacacacacacacaggcacgacagacacacacacacacacacacacacacacacacacacagacggacaaacacagagacacacaacacacacacaacagacacacgacagacagacacacacacacacgacagacacacacacacacacacacacacacacacatgacagacagacacacgacagacagacacacacacacacacgacagacacacacacacacacacacacacacacacacgacagacacacacacacacacacacacacacacacacacacacactttaatcaAACAGAAAAGACAATCCTGTAATAACAGGATAAAGTTTTGGGCAATAACGCTGAGTCATTTCACATCTACAGGACATTATGGGATGTCCTGCAGCCCTCACCCTTTCTGTTTCAGTGGCAGCTCCAGTTTGAAGATTGTAGCGTCAttgacaacagccttgtaagcCTGCAGGGGAAATACGTCTTTTCTTACTAGGGGTGTCGTAATttagaatttaaaacaaaaatcaatctAAATCAGCTTTCGACTATCATTTGGATGATATATATTGTCGTGTCACCCATCCCGTTCTGGTCCTCACTTGTGCACCTTTTTCTGTTCCATCAGGGCTGTGCATTTTAATGATGTGCCTAACACTAACAGATATATTTCTTAGTTAGTGTTTGGAAGTCGGTTAAAACAGACCTTATCTCTTGCCGTGAGGAAGCGAGGGTCGTCATGGAAGGCCTCTTTAACCAGCTTACTGAAGCGGTTAAACAAAGTCAACAACTGCTCCACGTACTTCTCAgagtcctgcacacacacacacacacacacacacacacacacacacacacacacacacacacacacacacacacacacacacacacacacacacacacacacacacacacacacacacacacacacacacacacacacacacacacactacatttgCCAAATTCCTGTAGACAATAAATTACTTGAAACTTGGACTGGAAGTGGGTTTGACGAGAAGAGCTAACCAATGgctgaagtgtgtgtttgtggaattggaaattgattaatttgaaacagggacaatgcacatataaacattaaacttgttaaacaagagaatatgtcttgggccaggttatagcaacaattgctaatttccacctgtagtccctgggcaggtacaacaaatttaaaaaacaaaacaaattacaattttaaatagaaatatcacaaaactatatataaatgacatgaTTTGCATAGTAATTAAGAACAAAGTTTGGTAAAAACAGGGGCGCCATCAGCCCAAGCACTCTATCTTTTCCCCCTTTCCCAGCGCACACACTGAAAGAGTTCAGCAGCAGCTTTGGCACATTAGAGTACATGCAACTCcaaatattcattcattcacacacacacacacacacacacacacacacacacacacacacacacacacaatcttatAGATGTGAGCAAACTTGTTTACTCAACAACCAACTCTTTGTTAGGCATGAGAAGGTGTGAGAATTTGTACATAAAATATGTTCCGTGGGAAGGGTATTCCACTGCCTCATGGCAACACATGAGAAAGAGGAACTCCCAAATTGGGTTTTACGTTGTGGGATGTGCACGTACCGTAGTTATAGTCTCCGCAGCAGCCACCATGTCTGCTAGTCCAGCATTGAGGATGTGGTCTTCCAGGTCTTTCAGCATGGGCTCGATCCCGCTGGGAACCTTGTCCATCAGTGAAAACATCAAGTGCAGCTCTGATCGGGGGGGAGAAAATTTGTGTTACACACAAGGGCTGCATAacgtatagtttttttttttttttttaaaacgtcatcgcgatatcaaccgGGCACGATAAACACACTgcgaaaggctgcaacatatcgcaACAGACagtgcactttaaaatgtaaaaaactgtcactttttttagtgGCGCCTTTTACGTTCAATTCAATGTACAATTTGTTCAATGAAAGAATGTTGCAAATTATTCCCTTTCATGCGTTtgaaattcaacaagcaatttgcttTAGCAGAATACTTAAAGCAGCAGAAcggagt
Encoded proteins:
- the LOC114552403 gene encoding cullin-5 isoform X2, whose translation is MATSNLLKNKGSLQFEDKWDLMRPIVLKLLRQEAVTKQQWFDLFSDVHAVCLWDDKGPAKIHQALKEDILDFIKQAQARVLSHQDDTALLKAYIVEWRKFFTQCDILPKPFCQLEITLMGKQGSNKKTNMEDSIVRKLMLDTWNESIFSNIKSRLQDSAMKLVHAERQGEAFDSQLVIGVRESYVNLCSNPEDKLQIYRDNFEKAYLDSTERFYRTQAPSYLQQNGVQNYMKYADAKLREEEKRALRYLETRRECNSVQALMECCVNALVTSFKETILAECPGMIKRNETDKLHLMFSLMDKVPSGIEPMLKDLEDHILNAGLADMVAAAETITTDSEKYVEQLLTLFNRFSKLVKEAFHDDPRFLTARDKAYKAVVNDATIFKLELPLKQKGVGMKTQPESKCPELLANYCDMLLRKTTLSKKLTSEEIELKLKEVLLVLKYVQNKDVFMRYHKAHLTRRLILDISADSEIEENMVEWLREVGMPADYVNKLARMFQDIKVSEDLNQVFKEMHKHNRLALPADSVNIKILNAGAWSRSSEKVFVSLPTELEDLIPEVEDFYKRNHSGRKLHWHHLMSNGIITFKNEVGQYDLEVTTFQLAVLFAWNQRPRERITFENLKLATELPDAELRRTLWVRPRKTV
- the LOC114552403 gene encoding cullin-5 isoform X1; the encoded protein is MATSNLLKNKGSLQFEDKWDLMRPIVLKLLRQEAVTKQQWFDLFSDVHAVCLWDDKGPAKIHQALKEDILDFIKQAQARVLSHQDDTALLKAYIVEWRKFFTQCDILPKPFCQLEITLMGKQGSNKKTNMEDSIVRKLMLDTWNESIFSNIKSRLQDSAMKLVHAERQGEAFDSQLVIGVRESYVNLCSNPEDKLQIYRDNFEKAYLDSTERFYRTQAPSYLQQNGVQNYMKYADAKLREEEKRALRYLETRRECNSVQALMECCVNALVTSFKETILAECPGMIKRNETDKLHLMFSLMDKVPSGIEPMLKDLEDHILNAGLADMVAAAETITTDSEKYVEQLLTLFNRFSKLVKEAFHDDPRFLTARDKAYKAVVNDATIFKLELPLKQKGVGMKTQPESKCPELLANYCDMLLRKTTLSKKLTSEEIELKLKEVLLVLKYVQNKDVFMRYHKAHLTRRLILDISADSEIEENMVEWLREVGMPADYVNKLARMFQDIKVSEDLNQVFKEMHKHNRLALPADSVNIKILNAGAWSRSSEKVFVSLPTELEDLIPEVEDFYKRNHSGRKLHWHHLMSNGIITFKNEVGQYDLEVTTFQLAVLFAWNQRPRERITFENLKLATELPDAELRRTLWSLVAFPKLKRQVLSYEPPVSSPKDFTDSTLFYVNQEFSLIKNSKVQKRGKINLIGRLQLTTERMREEENEGIVQLRILRTQEAIIQIMKMRKRISNAQLQTELVEILKNMFLPQKKMIKEQIEWLIEHKYIKRDETDLNTFIYMA